In Betaproteobacteria bacterium, the genomic window GCGGAAGCTGAAGACGAAGGCGTTCTTGTTCTCCGGTTTGGCCACCTGCTCGGCCTTGTGGGCTTCCTTGTCCGTCTCGGCGCTGCCGCTGCCCTCGGGGGGCGGCGGGCCGTCGCCTTCCGGGGTGTGGCCGGGCAGGGCGGCGGCGGGGGCGTCGATCAGCCAGAGCAGTACCGGCTGGGGCGGGCGGGATTTGCGGGAAGTCAGTGGCGGCAGGCCCGCCACGCTGCCAGGGTCGGTCAAGGCCTGGCGCAGGGCGATTTCCTGGGCGGCCTCGTCGGCCAGCATTTCGCCGGGGGCGATGCGCCCCGCCAGGTGAGCCGCCACCAGGCGATCATAGCGGGGCCTGAGGCCGGGGTAGTCGCGCAGGGCGGCCAGGGTCGCCCGCTGGTTGCGCGCCAGCCAGGGCCTGTCGGGCGCCTCGTCGCTGGCTGCCAGGGCGGCCAGCCACAGGTAGAGATCGCGGTTCAGGGCCTTGTCGGGAAAGGCGGCGATTTCCGGCGGCAGGCGCAGGGTTTCGTCGTCGCGGCGGGCCTGGGCCACCCGCTCGCCGCTGGCCGCCACGCGCTGCAACCAGGAACGGCGGGCGCCGTGGGTTTCGGCGGTGGCGGCGGCCACCTTCAGGCCGGGATCGCCGCCGAAAGCGCGGAAGAGAATGCCGGCTGTTTTTTCCACTTCGGCCAGCTTGACCGCCGCGTCCGGGTGGTGGCCTCCGGCGGCCTTGGTCACCCAGTTGTGCCAGAGTTTGCCGATGAACTCTTCCATTATCCTAGAAACCTCGGTTGGACGAGCCCGTTGGTGCGTTCGGGCGGGTGTCTGGCGCGAAGCGACGACGCGGCAGGCTGATGCCTGCAAGGAGGAGCGACAAAGCCAGGCGCCCGCCCGGATGCGCCAGCGGGCTCGTAGCGATGCCACCCGAAGGGTGGGCGATCCGGTTGGGCGCGGAGTTCCAGGGCACAAGGCATTCCGGGGTTCGATGAAGCGGTCAACTGAGGTTTCTAGGATTATTGTGAAAGACGCGTAGCGTCTCCGCCATCTCCCCTCTCCCGCTGGGCGGGAGAGGGGTCGGGGGTGAGGGAAGCGGGCATGGGCGTGGTTTTCATCATGGGAGTGGCTTCGATCAGTGCCCGTCAGGCGCGACCTCCGGCGTCTTCGTCGGTGCGCGAGAGGGCCGAGAAGCGGGCCTCGTTGCGCTTGGCCGCGTCGCCGCTCACCCAGCGCAAGAGTTGGCCCTGGGGATTGTTGCGATTGACTGTGCCGCAGGCGGAAACGCACTGGCCGCACTGGGTGCAGGCGAACATCCAGCGCTTCACGTTGCGGGGCTTCAAGCGCATGGGACAGACGGCGTCACACGCGCTTCCTCGCCCGTTGAGGCAGGAGGCGCAATCGGTCAGCCGTTCCCGTTCGAAGCCGACCACCATGGCGCTCTTGTTGCCCATCCAGCCGAAGCTCTGGAAGAGGCCGATGGCGCAGGCGTAGCGGCAGAAAAGATGACGGGCGAAGAGGAATTCCAGGCTCAGGACGGTGGTGGCAGCAGCCAGGAAGATCACCTCGTATTTGTAGAGGCTGAGGGTGAACAGGCCGTGATAGACCTGGAAGGGCGGCATCAGGTAGGTCAGGCCAACCAGGGCCCAGGCGAAGGCGAAGGCCACGGCGGCAGGGGCGACGGCCAGCCAGTAGCGCTTGTCGCGGGGGGCGGGGCTGCCATCGGGCTCCCAGGGCGGGGTAGACTTCTTGTCCCAGACCGAATGCTTGCCGCTGGCCATGAGCATCAGGCGATTGATGGTCTCGACCACGGAAAAATGGGGGCACAGCCAGCCGCAGTAGAGGCGCCCCCATTTCCAGGCCGCGCCGATGATGAGGGCCAGGGTGCCGAGTACCGGCACGAAGAGAAAGAGGACGATGTTGCCCGCCGCCTGCAGGGAGCCGATGCGGCCGGCGATGAGGTCGTCCAGGCCCAGATCCCAGACGTAGCCGAGGAAATAGGCATGGTTCTCGGTGAGGTCGTAGCGGAAGAGGTCGAAGACCGGCGTCACCGTGAACAGGGTGAAGAAAGCCATTTGGGCGAAGAGCCGGTAACGCTGCAGGGCGGGCTTCCGGGTCATCGCGAGTGTGGGCAGGACGGCGGCCGCCTCAGGCATGGCGAGGGCCGATGAGGGGATAGCGCCAAGGCTGCCCGGCCAGGGCCTTGGAGAGACCGAACATGCCGAAGAGCACCAGGGTCGAGTGGACACAGGTGAAGTACATGATCACCAACACCCAGGTCCATTCCCAGTGCAGGCCGCCGAGGACGATGAAAAGAGTGCTGAACGACACGATGAGAATGCCGCCGTAAAGACTGACCCAGAAGGTCTGGCGCAGATGGGCGCGGGCCAGCGGCGGCGCCGTCGGGCCGCGCTTGAGCCACAGCCAGGCCAGTACCGCGAAGGCGATGCCGGGGGCGAGCAGCAGGTTGGTCAGGTAGAGCGATTCCGCGACCACCGCCAGGCCCTGGCCTTCGGCTTGGGGCTCGGTGCGGAACTTATCGCCCGAAGGTGGCATTGACGATTTCCATCAGGGCTTCCACCGTCTCCTCGTCGTCGGTGAGGCTTTCCACCAGGGCGGCACGGCAGGCGGCGGTGACGTCGAAACCGGACTTGATGAGGGTGGCGGCGTACACGAGCAGGCGCGTGCTGGCGACTTCTTCCAGGTCGCGGTCCTTCAAGGCGCGGAAGGCCTTGCCGATACCCACCAGGCGCTTGGCCAGATCGGCGTCGCAACCCGTTTCGCCGAGGAGGATGGACTGCTCCCGCTCGGCGGTGGGGAAGTCGAAGCGCATGGAGACGAAGCGCTGGCGGGTGGAGGGCTTCAAACCCTTCAGGAGATTCTGGTAGCCGGGGTTGTAGGAAACCACCAGCATGAAGTTGTCCGGGGCTGCCAGGGTTTCGCCGGTACGGTCGATGGGCAGGATGCGGCGGTCGTCGGCGAGCGGATGCAGCACCACCGTGGTGTCCTTGCGCGCTTCCACCACCTCGTCCAGGTAGCAGATGCCGCCCTCGCGCACGGCGCGGGTGAGGGGGCCGTCGCACCAGTAGGTGCCTTGGTCGGAAATCAGGTGGCGGCCCACCAGATCGGCGGCGGTGAGATCGTCGTGGCAGGCCACCGTGTAGAGGGGCAGGCCCAGGCGGGCGGCCATGTGGGAGACGAAGCGGGTCTTGCCGCAGCCGGTCGGCCCCTTGATGAGGAGCGGCAGGCGCTCCCGGTAGGCGTGCTCGAAGAGGGCGATCTCGTTGCCGGAGGGTTCGTAGAAGGGCAGGGAATGGTCGGTCATTGTTTACGCAGGCGGGAAGCGGCTCTGAAATCTCCTCTCGCCTGCATGGCGGGAGAGGAGCCTGCCCTGAGCCTGTCGAAGGGGGCGGGGGAGAGGGAAACGGGCATGGTCGCGGCGGTTACGGTGAGCGTGGGTTGGATGCATGCCCGTTATTTGAGGCTGAGCCAGTAGGCGAGAAGAATGAGGCTGGAAACCAGTATAAGCCAGCCTTCCAGCACGATACGCCACAGCAGCGGCGCGCCCCGGAGTTCCATGAAGTCGAGGATCACCAGGCGGCCCTTGACGAAGGCGATGGCCAGCATGGCGACGATGGCTGCGGTGCCGGCGGCGCCGACTTCGCCCAGATACCAGGTGATGCCGGTGGCGACGAGGAGCACCAACCAGGCGCGATGGGCGGGGTTTTTGAGGAAAGGTGTCATCGCATTACGTAAACCAGGGGGAAAAGCACGATCCACAGGAGATCGACCATGTGCCAGTAGGCGGCGCCGCTCTCCAGGCCATGGGCATCGTGGCTGCCGTAGGCGCCCTTCTTTGCCTGTACCCAGAGGATGGCGAGGATCACCATGCCGAGGATGACGTGCATGAAGTGGAAGAAGGTGAGCGAGATGTAGAACATGTAGAAGGTGTTGGTGGACAGCGAGATGCCGGCCCCGAACTTGGCCGCGTACTCGAAGACCTTCACCGCCAGGAAGCCGCCGCCGCAAAGGAAACCGAGCAGGATGTTGCGCGGGACGCCGGCCTTGTCGTCGCGATGGGCCGCCTGCACCGCCAGCACCACGAACCAGGAGCCGGTCACCAGGAGAAGGGTGTTCAGCGCCCCCGCGTTGCGGTCCAGGGTCTGCTGGTAGAGGTTGAACATCTCCACGTTCTTCGTGCGGGCGAAGGCGTAGGACGCAAAGAAGACGGCGAAGGCCAGCATCTCGGCCAGGATGAAGACCCAGATGGCGAGGTCGCCGGGCAGGCGTTTGGCAGGGGGGGCGGGGGCAGTCATGGGGGCGGATGATAGCCGGCGCGTCGCGGCAGGGACTTGATATGACCCAAGAAGCGGGAGATCGGGCCTTTCCCGGAGCGGGGAGGGTCGACAGGCTGATACGGGGCTTATCGCCAATATGCTGCGATGGTATGATCCTGGAGCCTGACGACACCGGATGTCCCGGGACGGGAACCCCCCGTCGGATGGGCTGCCAAAGAACTCTCACCATGTTGACCCGCATCTTCCTCCGCACCGAAAAAGGCTTGGCCGAACTGGCCCACCGCAGCAAGGACATTCCCGCCCGGGCGCGGACCCTGCTGCTTCTGGTGGATGGCCATACGACGGGTGGAGAACTGTTGGCCAAGGTGGGATTCGAAAATCGGGAAGAGCTTTTCGAACTCCTGTTGACCCAGGGCTATATCGAAGCGGAGCCCGAGCCGG contains:
- a CDS encoding cytochrome C oxidase subunit IV family protein: MTPFLKNPAHRAWLVLLVATGITWYLGEVGAAGTAAIVAMLAIAFVKGRLVILDFMELRGAPLLWRIVLEGWLILVSSLILLAYWLSLK
- a CDS encoding cytochrome c oxidase subunit 3 family protein is translated as MTAPAPPAKRLPGDLAIWVFILAEMLAFAVFFASYAFARTKNVEMFNLYQQTLDRNAGALNTLLLVTGSWFVVLAVQAAHRDDKAGVPRNILLGFLCGGGFLAVKVFEYAAKFGAGISLSTNTFYMFYISLTFFHFMHVILGMVILAILWVQAKKGAYGSHDAHGLESGAAYWHMVDLLWIVLFPLVYVMR
- a CDS encoding CbbQ/NirQ/NorQ/GpvN family protein; translation: MTDHSLPFYEPSGNEIALFEHAYRERLPLLIKGPTGCGKTRFVSHMAARLGLPLYTVACHDDLTAADLVGRHLISDQGTYWCDGPLTRAVREGGICYLDEVVEARKDTTVVLHPLADDRRILPIDRTGETLAAPDNFMLVVSYNPGYQNLLKGLKPSTRQRFVSMRFDFPTAEREQSILLGETGCDADLAKRLVGIGKAFRALKDRDLEEVASTRLLVYAATLIKSGFDVTAACRAALVESLTDDEETVEALMEIVNATFGR
- a CDS encoding 4Fe-4S binding protein, with product MPEAAAVLPTLAMTRKPALQRYRLFAQMAFFTLFTVTPVFDLFRYDLTENHAYFLGYVWDLGLDDLIAGRIGSLQAAGNIVLFLFVPVLGTLALIIGAAWKWGRLYCGWLCPHFSVVETINRLMLMASGKHSVWDKKSTPPWEPDGSPAPRDKRYWLAVAPAAVAFAFAWALVGLTYLMPPFQVYHGLFTLSLYKYEVIFLAAATTVLSLEFLFARHLFCRYACAIGLFQSFGWMGNKSAMVVGFERERLTDCASCLNGRGSACDAVCPMRLKPRNVKRWMFACTQCGQCVSACGTVNRNNPQGQLLRWVSGDAAKRNEARFSALSRTDEDAGGRA